ACAGCAACACGGGCTACGCCATCCTGAGCCGCATCATCGAGCGAGTCTATTCAGCCAAAAGCGGCAGTGCCAAGACCTACGCCGATTACCTGCGCGACCGTATCACGGGTCCTACGGCCCGGGTGCCCGTACCGGTTACCTTTCCATATTTACCAAACGACGTTTTGCTACCCGCGCCCAGCGTGAACAGTATCATTCGCCAGCCGGGGGGTATTTTGCAGGGCTTCGGGCCGGTCAACATGAGCGCCCACGTGGGGGAAGGCAACGGCTACAGCACCATGGCGGGGCTGAACACCTACATCCGCTCCCTGATGCGGGGGGAAAACGTACTTACCCCTGCTACGCTGCAACTGATGCAGACTGACATCCGGGTGACGCCCACCAACACGAACTACGGACTGGGTACCATCCGCTTCACCAACCTGGGCTACGGCCACAATGGGGCCATTGCGGGCTATTTGTCCCTGATGGCCTACGACCCGGCCACGGACGTATCGGTGGTGGCGATGTTGCCTTTGTGGGACTTCACCAAGGGTGAGGACTCATTTCTAACCTGTTTTCGGCACATGTACTACGCGGCTTACGCGGCCAAGGGTGCGCTAGGCTATCCCATTCAATTGTAAATTTTTTGCCCTTAGACATCTGACTATCAGATAATTATCTACTATTGACAGCAGTTGCATTTCTAAACTAGTTAACCCAAAACGTTATGCTTTTACCGAAAAATTTGACCAATCGCCGAAAATTTCTGGAACGCACGGCCCTGGGTGCCGGCAGTATGCTTTTTCTGCCAGAGCTACTAACCAGCTGCAATGACCACCGAATTCCCGATCCTGGTACGTCTGCCGGTATTCCGCCGTTGGTCGGTGATAATTCTTTTGATTATAACGGCGAGGCAAAAACTGTCATCGTCACTGGGCTTAGATTTATACCTGAAGTAGGTGGTATCCTCAGCGCTTTGGTCAGCATCTTTTGGCCTGGCACGGACGTTTGGTCCAAAGTGAAGAACCAGGTGGAAGCTTTGGTGGACCAAAAAATCGATGATGCTGTGATCTCGCTAGTACAGGCCAAACTGACTAGCCTGAAGACTATCTTAGATAATTATACGCAAGAAATTAAGGACGGTGCTACAGGCGAGAAAATGTATAGTAATTGGGGTAGAGCACAAGATTTCTTAAGTGGTAGTGTTGGGCCTTTTTCAGCATCTGGATTTGAGGTTGTCCTACTGCCCTTTTACGCACAGCTTGCCAACATGCACCTGTCTGTACAACGCGATGTGGTCATAGCCGGAAAAAGTTGGGGTAGAAGCGAAACTGAGCGCGCAACAGACATTAAGAACTTGCAAACGTATATCAATGATCACCTATCATACGTCCAAACCACTTACGCGGCTCAAGTAGCAGAGTTAACCGTAAATACACGACCCAACACCATCAGACTGATCGAGCCTTTTACGACAGTTAATAGATATACTCGAGAGACAACGCTTACGGTGCTTGATTATGCAAAATTTTGGCCTTATTACGATGTTACCAAGTATCCAAATGGCGCTAAAGTATCGTTACCACGCGAACTGTACTCGGATCCAGTGGGCTCTGAAGGAAAATATAGCGGTTTTATCAATTTGCCCACACCACCGACTCAGGGCCCTACGGAGTTAACTGTATGGGGGTCTACGGATGGAGTTGATGCGGTTCAATTAACTTATCCGTCCGGAAGTGGCCCCGATGGTGTTACGACAACGCCCCGCAGGGGTCGTCAGGACGGTGGCGGTCATGGTAGTTCAGGAACCACAGATCAACCATATGGCTTGATATTACGCATAGCAACTGACAACCCGTTAGTTCGAGCACGTATGTCAACTAACTTCGTTTCTAATAGTCCGAAATGGTACGGTGTATATACAATGCAATTTGGACTTCATGACGGCACCATTATAAATAAGGTCGGTGCAGACGATACAAGCCTGCAGGCAGATTGGGTAGAAATTAATGACCATTTCATATCAAGCATATACATTAATGGATCATTAGAGGATGATCAAGGTATACCTTCTATCGCAGATTGTGTCGTTATAGGTTTTAAATATTTGACCGGAGGGCCGTCAGTAACCTCACGTACCCTTGAACGCCTTTACGTAACAAATCCGCGAGAACTATCCGGGACTGATCTTGCTCAGGTTTCCCCCACATTTGGGGCTACGGCTGTTCTGATCACCGATAACCTAAAAGCGGCTCGCCAGGCATACTGGGCAGCCATTGCGCAAGCTAACGAGCCCAGATAGCGTCTCGCCAAACGGCCGGACGCCGGGGCCTGTAGTGATATACTGGAATGGCGGATAAGCCTCCCGGCATCAGATGCTCAAAGTAGACTAACTATCGGGCTTCCCAACTAAGGTTCCTATTTAGCCATGAGCTCTTAGTTGGGAGGCCCTTTATGGACCTGGTAGCTTGTGAAGGACTAAAATTGGGCAATCTGGATTAGGGGACTTAGCCGACTCTGGCGAGCTTTTTATGGTATGCCCTCAATCAACTAAATATTCAGTTTCTACAAGCCATGCACTTATTTTTACATAGATTCTCCTTGAGGGCGACTTCCCATTTGGGTAGGTGGATCGTTTACTTTCTGGGCCTGACCCGCCAGCCCGGCCCGCTCTGGGCGTGGCTACTGGTAACGATGGTGTGGGTTGGCCTAGGCCTCCCAAGTGCCCAGGCTCAGAATGCAACCATTCGCTACGTGAGCCCTCAGGGAGCGGGTAGCCAGACCGGTGCCAATTGGGCTAATGCCCTGCCAGGCACCAGTCTTCAGGCTGCTATCAACGCTAGCCGCTCGGGCGACCAGGTCTGGGTGGCGGGCGGGATGTATAAGCCGGGCCGCCCGGCCAACACTGACCGCGCGGTGAGTTTCGCAATGAAAGAGGGTGTCGCGATCTACGGCGGCTTTGTGGGTACCGAGACTAGCCTAGACCAGCGCCCGACCAGCAACACTGTGAGCGGTTCGGGCGGGGCAACGCAGCCGGTCAGCAGCACGCTTAGTGGCGACATTGGCCGGATGGGCGACAGGACCGACAACAGCTTTCACGTCATCTACAACCCGGTCAGTCTGAGCCTGACCAGCACGGCCATCCTCGACGGCTTTGTCATCACCGGCGGCAATGCTGACGGTCTAGGAAATGCTGAAAGCTTATACGGGGGGGGCATCTATAACAAAGGTAGTGGGCTGGATCAGGTCTGTAGTCCCCATATCCGCAACTGTGCTTTTGTAGCCAATTCAGCTAACTTCGGCGGGGCAATATACAACGATGGTCATAATAGTGGCATTAGCAGCCCCCGGCTGATCAACTGCGCTTTTGTGACTAATACCGCAGGGGAGGTCTACGGTGGAGCAATATACAATGATGGCCGTCGTGGCACCAGTAACCCCACTCTGGTCAATTGCTCTTTTGTGGCCAATACGGCTGACAGGGGTGGGGCACTATTCAACGATGGTCGTGACGGAGGCACTAATAAGCCAGCGCTGATCAACTGCGTGCTGTTTGGTAATGGCGGGGCCAACACGATATTTAGCACCGATGGGGCTTCTGTGACGGCCCGCTACAGTCTGTTTGACAACACCGTGACGGGCTATAATGATGGGGGCAACAACCGCACGACCACCACCTCGCCCTTTACTAGTCTCACCAGCGTGGCACTCAATGCCTGCGGGCCAGCCATCGACGCAGGCAGCAATCAAGCCTACACGGAGGCTGGTGGGCCCCCGACCGATCTGGTGGGCAACCCCCGCATCTATCCCACCGGGGGGCGTATTGACATGGGTGCCGTCGAATTTCGGGGAAGCCAGTTATACGTTTCGGCCAGTCAGACGGCCACAGCGGGCGACGGGCGGAGTTGGGCCACGGCCTTCGCTGACCTGCAAAGCGCGCTGAGTTCCTCTTCCACCTGCGGCACCGAGATCTGGGTGGCAAGGGGATTATACAAACCCACCGCTGGCAGAGACACTACCAAAAGCTTTACCATGCAGCAGGGCGTAGCCATCTATGGTGGTTTTGTGGGTACGGAAACGAGCCTGGACCAGCGCCCCACCATTGCCCCCGTGGCGGGTACGCCATCCAGCAGCACGCTTAGTGGCGATATTGGCCGGGTAGGCGACAAGACCGACAACAGCTTTCACGTCATCTACAACCCGGCCAGTCTGAGCCTGACCAGCACGGCCATCCTCGACGGCTTTGTCATCACCGGCGGCAACGCCAGACGTAATGGTTCTTCTGACAACTCTGGAGGGGGCATCTATAACAACGGCAGTGGATCCGTTTGTAGTCCTCAGATACGCCACTGCACCTTCGTAACCAACTCGGCTGTTGGTATCGGCGGGGCAATGGTCAACGATGGTCGTGCTGGGGGTAATAGTAGTCCGAGTCTAACCAACTGCGCCTTCGTAGCCGACACATCGGCTTACGACGGTGGGGCAATCTACAACACGGGGCAAAACGGTGTAAGCAGCCCTACGCTGATCAACTGCGGTTTTGTGGCCAATGCAGCCGCTAACTCTGGCGGGGCAATGGTCAACGAGGGTACCAATGGGACCAGCAACCCCCGCCTGGTTAACTGCACCTTTCTGGCTAACCGGGCTGTTAATTCCGGAGCCGCTATGTATAACACGGGTTATCAGGGTACCAGCACTCCCCACCTGACCAACTGTGTGCTGTTTGACAATGACGGAACCAACACGCTGTTCAGCAGTAACAGTGCTACCGTGTCGGCCAGCTACAGTCTGTTTGACAACACCGTGACGGGCTATAGTGACGGGGGCAACAACCGCACGACCATCACCTCGCCCTTTACCAACCTTA
This DNA window, taken from Spirosoma agri, encodes the following:
- a CDS encoding insecticidal delta-endotoxin Cry8Ea1 family protein, coding for MLLPKNLTNRRKFLERTALGAGSMLFLPELLTSCNDHRIPDPGTSAGIPPLVGDNSFDYNGEAKTVIVTGLRFIPEVGGILSALVSIFWPGTDVWSKVKNQVEALVDQKIDDAVISLVQAKLTSLKTILDNYTQEIKDGATGEKMYSNWGRAQDFLSGSVGPFSASGFEVVLLPFYAQLANMHLSVQRDVVIAGKSWGRSETERATDIKNLQTYINDHLSYVQTTYAAQVAELTVNTRPNTIRLIEPFTTVNRYTRETTLTVLDYAKFWPYYDVTKYPNGAKVSLPRELYSDPVGSEGKYSGFINLPTPPTQGPTELTVWGSTDGVDAVQLTYPSGSGPDGVTTTPRRGRQDGGGHGSSGTTDQPYGLILRIATDNPLVRARMSTNFVSNSPKWYGVYTMQFGLHDGTIINKVGADDTSLQADWVEINDHFISSIYINGSLEDDQGIPSIADCVVIGFKYLTGGPSVTSRTLERLYVTNPRELSGTDLAQVSPTFGATAVLITDNLKAARQAYWAAIAQANEPR